A single window of Gossypium hirsutum isolate 1008001.06 chromosome A10, Gossypium_hirsutum_v2.1, whole genome shotgun sequence DNA harbors:
- the LOC107897574 gene encoding serine/threonine-protein kinase BLUS1 isoform X5: protein MEHPLEKRYPVSAQDYKLYEEVGDGVSATVFRALCIPLNEIVAIKVLDLEKCNNDLDGIRREVQTMSLIDHPNLLPAHCSFTAGHCLWVVMPYMAGGSCLHIMKSAYPEGFEEPVIATLLREVLKALVYLHAHGHIHRDVKAGNILIDSNGAVKLADFGVSACMFDSGDRQRSRNTFVGTPCWMAPEVMQQLHGYDFKADIWSLGITALELAHGHAPFSKYPPMKVLLMTLQNAPPGLDYERDKRFSKSFKEMVATCLVKDPKKRPTSEKLLKHHFFKHARSYDYLVHTILDGLAPLGERFRLLKTKEADLLVQNKALYEDKEQLSQQEYIKGISAWNFNLEDLKSQAALIQDYDDVSNAEDQDGSGKQMDRSDVDGLSEERMSPETVTTSIAAASPEDRLGLHDLEGSFASFPIKPLQALKGCFDIGEDDKGANGSNGKGFTGSESEQLILKSSRAMDQNAGKNEGEDSRQSSSLPRQAIPEYKTFSGSLMPDNTFSSRKVTGDEDRNFPQLKFQSDCIYSGPLYRQRRETNNTDNASESAVVQRGRFKVTSADLSSKGATNCIFSPSTGGPSPNVTASAILPSLQYILQQNTVQREELIRLIKYLEQTSDTTFFCKGERTAISALSAATENQGPCRGIAKSKSKKLAVRETITCFGQQQSLKDIVL, encoded by the exons ATGGAGCATCCTTTGGAGAAGCGATATCCAGTCAGCGCACAAGATTACAAGTTATACGAAGAAGTTGGAGACGGTGTCAGTGCCACTGTGTTTAGAGCTTTATGCATTCCACTTAATGAGATTGTTGCTATCAAGGTTCTTGACTTGGAGAAGTGCAATAATGAtctg GATGGCATCCGCAGAGAAGTGCAGACCATGAGCTTGATTGATCACCCTAATCTCTTACCAGCACACTGCTCATTCACTGCTGGTCACTGCCTTTGGGTTGTGATGCCATACATGGCTGGGGGATCCTGCCTGCATATAATGAAATCTGCTTATCCTGAAGGTTTTGAAGAGCCTGTCATTGCTACTTTATTGCGTGAAGTTCTTAAAGCTCTTGTTTATCTTCATGCACATGGGCACATTCACAGAGATGTGAAG GCTGGGAATATTTTAATTGACTCTAATGGTGCTGTCAAGTTGGCAGACTTTGGGGTATCAGCATGCATGTTTGATAGTGGAGACAGACAGCGTTCAAGAAATACTTTTGTTGGAACTCCTTGTTG GATGGCTCCAGAAGTTATGCAGCAACTGCATGGTTATGACTTTAA AGCAGACATCTGGTCTTTGGGAATAACAGCTCTCGAACTTGCTCATGGCCATGCCCCATTTTCCAAGTATCCACCGATGAAA GTTTTGTTGATGACCTTGCAAAATGCTCCTCCTGGTCTTGACTACGAAAGGGACAAGAGGTTCTCAAAG TCTTTCAAGGAGATGGTAGCTACTTGCTTGGTGAAGGACCCAAAGAAACGTCCAACATCCGAGAAGCTTTTGAAGCACCATTTTTTTAAACATGCACGCTCCTATGATTATCTTGTTCATACCATTCTGGATGGCCTTGCTCCATTAGGTGAACGTTTTAGGCTGCTAAAG ACAAAAGAAGCTGATCTTCTTGTACAGAATAAAGCTCTCTACGAGGACAAGGAGCAATTATCACAG CAAGAGTACATAAAAGGAATCAGTGCCTGGAATTTCAACCTAGAGGACTTGAAAAGTCAGGCTGCACTT ATACAAGATTATGATGATGTGTCAAATGCAGAAGATCAAGATGGAAGCGGGAAGCAAATGGACAGGTCTGATGTAGATGGATTATCAGAAGAGAGGATGTCCCCAGAAACAGTTACTACTTCCATTGCTGCAGCTAGCCCGGAG GACAGGCTAGGTCTCCATGATTTGGAGGGTTCTTTCGCTTCATTTCCTATTAAACCTCTCCAAGCTCTCAA AGGCTGTTTTGACATTGGTGAAGATGATAAGGGTGCAAACGGTTCAAATGGGAAAGGTTTTACCGGATCAGAAAGTgaacaattaattttaaagtcATCAAGAGCCATGGATCAAAATGCTGGAAAGAATGAGGGTGAGGATTCTAGGCAAAGTAGCTCTCTACCACGTCAGGCCATTCCAGAGTATAAAACGTTTAGTGGTTCACTAATGCCTGATAACACCTTTTCTTCTAGAAAGGTTACAGGAGATGAGGACAG GAACTTTCCGCAGCTTAAATTTCAATCTGACTGCATCTACAGTGGTCCATTGTATCGCCAGAGGAGAGAAACAAATAATACTG ACAATGCATCGGAGAGTGCAGTTGTTCAGCGGGGACGCTTTAAGGTGACTTCAGCCGATCTCAGTTCTAAG GGGGCTACAAACTGCATTTTTAGCCCATCTACTGGAGGTCCATCTCCAAATGTTACAGCTAGTGCAATTCTCCCATCTCTACAATACATTTTGCAACAGAACACTGTGCAAAGG GAAGAACTTATTAGACTGATCAAATACTTGGAGCAAACTTCTG ATACCACCTTCTTCTGCAAGGGAGAGAGAACTGCAATCTCAGCTCTTTCAGCTGCAACAGAG AATCAGGGACCTTGCCGGGGAATTGCAAAATCAAAAAGTAAAAAACTTGCAG TTAGAGAAACAATTACATGCTTTGGGCAACAACAAAGTTTGAAG GATATTGTGCTATAG
- the LOC107897574 gene encoding serine/threonine-protein kinase BLUS1 isoform X6, with translation MEHPLEKRYPVSAQDYKLYEEVGDGVSATVFRALCIPLNEIVAIKVLDLEKCNNDLDGIRREVQTMSLIDHPNLLPAHCSFTAGHCLWVVMPYMAGGSCLHIMKSAYPEGFEEPVIATLLREVLKALVYLHAHGHIHRDVKAGNILIDSNGAVKLADFGVSACMFDSGDRQRSRNTFVGTPCWMAPEVMQQLHGYDFKADIWSLGITALELAHGHAPFSKYPPMKVLLMTLQNAPPGLDYERDKRFSKSFKEMVATCLVKDPKKRPTSEKLLKHHFFKHARSYDYLVHTILDGLAPLGERFRLLKTKEADLLVQNKALYEDKEQLSQQEYIKGISAWNFNLEDLKSQAALIQDYDDVSNAEDQDGSGKQMDRSDVDGLSEERMSPETVTTSIAAASPEDRLGLHDLEGSFASFPIKPLQALKGCFDIGEDDKGANGSNGKGFTGSESEQLILKSSRAMDQNAGKNEGEDSRQSSSLPRQAIPEYKTFSGSLMPDNTFSSRKVTGDEDRNFPQLKFQSDCIYSGPLYRQRRETNNTDNASESAVVQRGRFKVTSADLSSKGATNCIFSPSTGGPSPNVTASAILPSLQYILQQNTVQREELIRLIKYLEQTSDTTFFCKGERTAISALSAATENQGPCRGIAKSKSKKLAVRETITCFGQQQSLKQ, from the exons ATGGAGCATCCTTTGGAGAAGCGATATCCAGTCAGCGCACAAGATTACAAGTTATACGAAGAAGTTGGAGACGGTGTCAGTGCCACTGTGTTTAGAGCTTTATGCATTCCACTTAATGAGATTGTTGCTATCAAGGTTCTTGACTTGGAGAAGTGCAATAATGAtctg GATGGCATCCGCAGAGAAGTGCAGACCATGAGCTTGATTGATCACCCTAATCTCTTACCAGCACACTGCTCATTCACTGCTGGTCACTGCCTTTGGGTTGTGATGCCATACATGGCTGGGGGATCCTGCCTGCATATAATGAAATCTGCTTATCCTGAAGGTTTTGAAGAGCCTGTCATTGCTACTTTATTGCGTGAAGTTCTTAAAGCTCTTGTTTATCTTCATGCACATGGGCACATTCACAGAGATGTGAAG GCTGGGAATATTTTAATTGACTCTAATGGTGCTGTCAAGTTGGCAGACTTTGGGGTATCAGCATGCATGTTTGATAGTGGAGACAGACAGCGTTCAAGAAATACTTTTGTTGGAACTCCTTGTTG GATGGCTCCAGAAGTTATGCAGCAACTGCATGGTTATGACTTTAA AGCAGACATCTGGTCTTTGGGAATAACAGCTCTCGAACTTGCTCATGGCCATGCCCCATTTTCCAAGTATCCACCGATGAAA GTTTTGTTGATGACCTTGCAAAATGCTCCTCCTGGTCTTGACTACGAAAGGGACAAGAGGTTCTCAAAG TCTTTCAAGGAGATGGTAGCTACTTGCTTGGTGAAGGACCCAAAGAAACGTCCAACATCCGAGAAGCTTTTGAAGCACCATTTTTTTAAACATGCACGCTCCTATGATTATCTTGTTCATACCATTCTGGATGGCCTTGCTCCATTAGGTGAACGTTTTAGGCTGCTAAAG ACAAAAGAAGCTGATCTTCTTGTACAGAATAAAGCTCTCTACGAGGACAAGGAGCAATTATCACAG CAAGAGTACATAAAAGGAATCAGTGCCTGGAATTTCAACCTAGAGGACTTGAAAAGTCAGGCTGCACTT ATACAAGATTATGATGATGTGTCAAATGCAGAAGATCAAGATGGAAGCGGGAAGCAAATGGACAGGTCTGATGTAGATGGATTATCAGAAGAGAGGATGTCCCCAGAAACAGTTACTACTTCCATTGCTGCAGCTAGCCCGGAG GACAGGCTAGGTCTCCATGATTTGGAGGGTTCTTTCGCTTCATTTCCTATTAAACCTCTCCAAGCTCTCAA AGGCTGTTTTGACATTGGTGAAGATGATAAGGGTGCAAACGGTTCAAATGGGAAAGGTTTTACCGGATCAGAAAGTgaacaattaattttaaagtcATCAAGAGCCATGGATCAAAATGCTGGAAAGAATGAGGGTGAGGATTCTAGGCAAAGTAGCTCTCTACCACGTCAGGCCATTCCAGAGTATAAAACGTTTAGTGGTTCACTAATGCCTGATAACACCTTTTCTTCTAGAAAGGTTACAGGAGATGAGGACAG GAACTTTCCGCAGCTTAAATTTCAATCTGACTGCATCTACAGTGGTCCATTGTATCGCCAGAGGAGAGAAACAAATAATACTG ACAATGCATCGGAGAGTGCAGTTGTTCAGCGGGGACGCTTTAAGGTGACTTCAGCCGATCTCAGTTCTAAG GGGGCTACAAACTGCATTTTTAGCCCATCTACTGGAGGTCCATCTCCAAATGTTACAGCTAGTGCAATTCTCCCATCTCTACAATACATTTTGCAACAGAACACTGTGCAAAGG GAAGAACTTATTAGACTGATCAAATACTTGGAGCAAACTTCTG ATACCACCTTCTTCTGCAAGGGAGAGAGAACTGCAATCTCAGCTCTTTCAGCTGCAACAGAG AATCAGGGACCTTGCCGGGGAATTGCAAAATCAAAAAGTAAAAAACTTGCAG TTAGAGAAACAATTACATGCTTTGGGCAACAACAAAGTTTGAAG CAATAG
- the LOC107897574 gene encoding serine/threonine-protein kinase BLUS1 isoform X4: MEHPLEKRYPVSAQDYKLYEEVGDGVSATVFRALCIPLNEIVAIKVLDLEKCNNDLDGIRREVQTMSLIDHPNLLPAHCSFTAGHCLWVVMPYMAGGSCLHIMKSAYPEGFEEPVIATLLREVLKALVYLHAHGHIHRDVKAGNILIDSNGAVKLADFGVSACMFDSGDRQRSRNTFVGTPCWMAPEVMQQLHGYDFKADIWSLGITALELAHGHAPFSKYPPMKVLLMTLQNAPPGLDYERDKRFSKSFKEMVATCLVKDPKKRPTSEKLLKHHFFKHARSYDYLVHTILDGLAPLGERFRLLKTKEADLLVQNKALYEDKEQLSQQEYIKGISAWNFNLEDLKSQAALIQDYDDVSNAEDQDGSGKQMDRSDVDGLSEERMSPETVTTSIAAASPEDRLGLHDLEGSFASFPIKPLQALKGCFDIGEDDKGANGSNGKGFTGSESEQLILKSSRAMDQNAGKNEGEDSRQSSSLPRQAIPEYKTFSGSLMPDNTFSSRKVTGDEDRNFPQLKFQSDCIYSGPLYRQRRETNNTDNASESAVVQRGRFKVTSADLSSKGATNCIFSPSTGGPSPNVTASAILPSLQYILQQNTVQREELIRLIKYLEQTSGKLGDLTEIPPSSARERELQSQLFQLQQRIRDLAGELQNQKVKNLQLEKQLHALGNNKV, encoded by the exons ATGGAGCATCCTTTGGAGAAGCGATATCCAGTCAGCGCACAAGATTACAAGTTATACGAAGAAGTTGGAGACGGTGTCAGTGCCACTGTGTTTAGAGCTTTATGCATTCCACTTAATGAGATTGTTGCTATCAAGGTTCTTGACTTGGAGAAGTGCAATAATGAtctg GATGGCATCCGCAGAGAAGTGCAGACCATGAGCTTGATTGATCACCCTAATCTCTTACCAGCACACTGCTCATTCACTGCTGGTCACTGCCTTTGGGTTGTGATGCCATACATGGCTGGGGGATCCTGCCTGCATATAATGAAATCTGCTTATCCTGAAGGTTTTGAAGAGCCTGTCATTGCTACTTTATTGCGTGAAGTTCTTAAAGCTCTTGTTTATCTTCATGCACATGGGCACATTCACAGAGATGTGAAG GCTGGGAATATTTTAATTGACTCTAATGGTGCTGTCAAGTTGGCAGACTTTGGGGTATCAGCATGCATGTTTGATAGTGGAGACAGACAGCGTTCAAGAAATACTTTTGTTGGAACTCCTTGTTG GATGGCTCCAGAAGTTATGCAGCAACTGCATGGTTATGACTTTAA AGCAGACATCTGGTCTTTGGGAATAACAGCTCTCGAACTTGCTCATGGCCATGCCCCATTTTCCAAGTATCCACCGATGAAA GTTTTGTTGATGACCTTGCAAAATGCTCCTCCTGGTCTTGACTACGAAAGGGACAAGAGGTTCTCAAAG TCTTTCAAGGAGATGGTAGCTACTTGCTTGGTGAAGGACCCAAAGAAACGTCCAACATCCGAGAAGCTTTTGAAGCACCATTTTTTTAAACATGCACGCTCCTATGATTATCTTGTTCATACCATTCTGGATGGCCTTGCTCCATTAGGTGAACGTTTTAGGCTGCTAAAG ACAAAAGAAGCTGATCTTCTTGTACAGAATAAAGCTCTCTACGAGGACAAGGAGCAATTATCACAG CAAGAGTACATAAAAGGAATCAGTGCCTGGAATTTCAACCTAGAGGACTTGAAAAGTCAGGCTGCACTT ATACAAGATTATGATGATGTGTCAAATGCAGAAGATCAAGATGGAAGCGGGAAGCAAATGGACAGGTCTGATGTAGATGGATTATCAGAAGAGAGGATGTCCCCAGAAACAGTTACTACTTCCATTGCTGCAGCTAGCCCGGAG GACAGGCTAGGTCTCCATGATTTGGAGGGTTCTTTCGCTTCATTTCCTATTAAACCTCTCCAAGCTCTCAA AGGCTGTTTTGACATTGGTGAAGATGATAAGGGTGCAAACGGTTCAAATGGGAAAGGTTTTACCGGATCAGAAAGTgaacaattaattttaaagtcATCAAGAGCCATGGATCAAAATGCTGGAAAGAATGAGGGTGAGGATTCTAGGCAAAGTAGCTCTCTACCACGTCAGGCCATTCCAGAGTATAAAACGTTTAGTGGTTCACTAATGCCTGATAACACCTTTTCTTCTAGAAAGGTTACAGGAGATGAGGACAG GAACTTTCCGCAGCTTAAATTTCAATCTGACTGCATCTACAGTGGTCCATTGTATCGCCAGAGGAGAGAAACAAATAATACTG ACAATGCATCGGAGAGTGCAGTTGTTCAGCGGGGACGCTTTAAGGTGACTTCAGCCGATCTCAGTTCTAAG GGGGCTACAAACTGCATTTTTAGCCCATCTACTGGAGGTCCATCTCCAAATGTTACAGCTAGTGCAATTCTCCCATCTCTACAATACATTTTGCAACAGAACACTGTGCAAAGG GAAGAACTTATTAGACTGATCAAATACTTGGAGCAAACTTCTG GTAAGCTTGGAGACTTGACAGAG ATACCACCTTCTTCTGCAAGGGAGAGAGAACTGCAATCTCAGCTCTTTCAGCTGCAACAGAG AATCAGGGACCTTGCCGGGGAATTGCAAAATCAAAAAGTAAAAAACTTGCAG TTAGAGAAACAATTACATGCTTTGGGCAACAACAAAGTTTGA
- the LOC107897574 gene encoding serine/threonine-protein kinase BLUS1 isoform X3 — protein sequence MEHPLEKRYPVSAQDYKLYEEVGDGVSATVFRALCIPLNEIVAIKVLDLEKCNNDLDGIRREVQTMSLIDHPNLLPAHCSFTAGHCLWVVMPYMAGGSCLHIMKSAYPEGFEEPVIATLLREVLKALVYLHAHGHIHRDVKAGNILIDSNGAVKLADFGVSACMFDSGDRQRSRNTFVGTPCWMAPEVMQQLHGYDFKADIWSLGITALELAHGHAPFSKYPPMKVLLMTLQNAPPGLDYERDKRFSKSFKEMVATCLVKDPKKRPTSEKLLKHHFFKHARSYDYLVHTILDGLAPLGERFRLLKTKEADLLVQNKALYEDKEQLSQQEYIKGISAWNFNLEDLKSQAALIQDYDDVSNAEDQDGSGKQMDRSDVDGLSEERMSPETVTTSIAAASPEDRLGLHDLEGSFASFPIKPLQALKGCFDIGEDDKGANGSNGKGFTGSESEQLILKSSRAMDQNAGKNEGEDSRQSSSLPRQAIPEYKTFSGSLMPDNTFSSRKVTGDEDRNFPQLKFQSDCIYSGPLYRQRRETNNTDNASESAVVQRGRFKVTSADLSSKGATNCIFSPSTGGPSPNVTASAILPSLQYILQQNTVQREELIRLIKYLEQTSDTTFFCKGERTAISALSAATENQGPCRGIAKSKSKKLAVRETITCFGQQQSLKKDWKAWIREGA from the exons ATGGAGCATCCTTTGGAGAAGCGATATCCAGTCAGCGCACAAGATTACAAGTTATACGAAGAAGTTGGAGACGGTGTCAGTGCCACTGTGTTTAGAGCTTTATGCATTCCACTTAATGAGATTGTTGCTATCAAGGTTCTTGACTTGGAGAAGTGCAATAATGAtctg GATGGCATCCGCAGAGAAGTGCAGACCATGAGCTTGATTGATCACCCTAATCTCTTACCAGCACACTGCTCATTCACTGCTGGTCACTGCCTTTGGGTTGTGATGCCATACATGGCTGGGGGATCCTGCCTGCATATAATGAAATCTGCTTATCCTGAAGGTTTTGAAGAGCCTGTCATTGCTACTTTATTGCGTGAAGTTCTTAAAGCTCTTGTTTATCTTCATGCACATGGGCACATTCACAGAGATGTGAAG GCTGGGAATATTTTAATTGACTCTAATGGTGCTGTCAAGTTGGCAGACTTTGGGGTATCAGCATGCATGTTTGATAGTGGAGACAGACAGCGTTCAAGAAATACTTTTGTTGGAACTCCTTGTTG GATGGCTCCAGAAGTTATGCAGCAACTGCATGGTTATGACTTTAA AGCAGACATCTGGTCTTTGGGAATAACAGCTCTCGAACTTGCTCATGGCCATGCCCCATTTTCCAAGTATCCACCGATGAAA GTTTTGTTGATGACCTTGCAAAATGCTCCTCCTGGTCTTGACTACGAAAGGGACAAGAGGTTCTCAAAG TCTTTCAAGGAGATGGTAGCTACTTGCTTGGTGAAGGACCCAAAGAAACGTCCAACATCCGAGAAGCTTTTGAAGCACCATTTTTTTAAACATGCACGCTCCTATGATTATCTTGTTCATACCATTCTGGATGGCCTTGCTCCATTAGGTGAACGTTTTAGGCTGCTAAAG ACAAAAGAAGCTGATCTTCTTGTACAGAATAAAGCTCTCTACGAGGACAAGGAGCAATTATCACAG CAAGAGTACATAAAAGGAATCAGTGCCTGGAATTTCAACCTAGAGGACTTGAAAAGTCAGGCTGCACTT ATACAAGATTATGATGATGTGTCAAATGCAGAAGATCAAGATGGAAGCGGGAAGCAAATGGACAGGTCTGATGTAGATGGATTATCAGAAGAGAGGATGTCCCCAGAAACAGTTACTACTTCCATTGCTGCAGCTAGCCCGGAG GACAGGCTAGGTCTCCATGATTTGGAGGGTTCTTTCGCTTCATTTCCTATTAAACCTCTCCAAGCTCTCAA AGGCTGTTTTGACATTGGTGAAGATGATAAGGGTGCAAACGGTTCAAATGGGAAAGGTTTTACCGGATCAGAAAGTgaacaattaattttaaagtcATCAAGAGCCATGGATCAAAATGCTGGAAAGAATGAGGGTGAGGATTCTAGGCAAAGTAGCTCTCTACCACGTCAGGCCATTCCAGAGTATAAAACGTTTAGTGGTTCACTAATGCCTGATAACACCTTTTCTTCTAGAAAGGTTACAGGAGATGAGGACAG GAACTTTCCGCAGCTTAAATTTCAATCTGACTGCATCTACAGTGGTCCATTGTATCGCCAGAGGAGAGAAACAAATAATACTG ACAATGCATCGGAGAGTGCAGTTGTTCAGCGGGGACGCTTTAAGGTGACTTCAGCCGATCTCAGTTCTAAG GGGGCTACAAACTGCATTTTTAGCCCATCTACTGGAGGTCCATCTCCAAATGTTACAGCTAGTGCAATTCTCCCATCTCTACAATACATTTTGCAACAGAACACTGTGCAAAGG GAAGAACTTATTAGACTGATCAAATACTTGGAGCAAACTTCTG ATACCACCTTCTTCTGCAAGGGAGAGAGAACTGCAATCTCAGCTCTTTCAGCTGCAACAGAG AATCAGGGACCTTGCCGGGGAATTGCAAAATCAAAAAGTAAAAAACTTGCAG TTAGAGAAACAATTACATGCTTTGGGCAACAACAAAGTTTGAAG AAAGATTGGAAAGCTTGGATAAGAGAGGGAGCGTGA
- the LOC107897574 gene encoding serine/threonine-protein kinase BLUS1 isoform X2 yields MEHPLEKRYPVSAQDYKLYEEVGDGVSATVFRALCIPLNEIVAIKVLDLEKCNNDLDGIRREVQTMSLIDHPNLLPAHCSFTAGHCLWVVMPYMAGGSCLHIMKSAYPEGFEEPVIATLLREVLKALVYLHAHGHIHRDVKAGNILIDSNGAVKLADFGVSACMFDSGDRQRSRNTFVGTPCWMAPEVMQQLHGYDFKADIWSLGITALELAHGHAPFSKYPPMKVLLMTLQNAPPGLDYERDKRFSKSFKEMVATCLVKDPKKRPTSEKLLKHHFFKHARSYDYLVHTILDGLAPLGERFRLLKTKEADLLVQNKALYEDKEQLSQQEYIKGISAWNFNLEDLKSQAALIQDYDDVSNAEDQDGSGKQMDRSDVDGLSEERMSPETVTTSIAAASPEDRLGLHDLEGSFASFPIKPLQALKGCFDIGEDDKGANGSNGKGFTGSESEQLILKSSRAMDQNAGKNEGEDSRQSSSLPRQAIPEYKTFSGSLMPDNTFSSRKVTGDEDRNFPQLKFQSDCIYSGPLYRQRRETNNTDNASESAVVQRGRFKVTSADLSSKGATNCIFSPSTGGPSPNVTASAILPSLQYILQQNTVQREELIRLIKYLEQTSGKLGDLTEVGTNELLHIPPSSARERELQSQLFQLQQRIRDLAGELQNQKVKNLQLEKQLHALGNNKV; encoded by the exons ATGGAGCATCCTTTGGAGAAGCGATATCCAGTCAGCGCACAAGATTACAAGTTATACGAAGAAGTTGGAGACGGTGTCAGTGCCACTGTGTTTAGAGCTTTATGCATTCCACTTAATGAGATTGTTGCTATCAAGGTTCTTGACTTGGAGAAGTGCAATAATGAtctg GATGGCATCCGCAGAGAAGTGCAGACCATGAGCTTGATTGATCACCCTAATCTCTTACCAGCACACTGCTCATTCACTGCTGGTCACTGCCTTTGGGTTGTGATGCCATACATGGCTGGGGGATCCTGCCTGCATATAATGAAATCTGCTTATCCTGAAGGTTTTGAAGAGCCTGTCATTGCTACTTTATTGCGTGAAGTTCTTAAAGCTCTTGTTTATCTTCATGCACATGGGCACATTCACAGAGATGTGAAG GCTGGGAATATTTTAATTGACTCTAATGGTGCTGTCAAGTTGGCAGACTTTGGGGTATCAGCATGCATGTTTGATAGTGGAGACAGACAGCGTTCAAGAAATACTTTTGTTGGAACTCCTTGTTG GATGGCTCCAGAAGTTATGCAGCAACTGCATGGTTATGACTTTAA AGCAGACATCTGGTCTTTGGGAATAACAGCTCTCGAACTTGCTCATGGCCATGCCCCATTTTCCAAGTATCCACCGATGAAA GTTTTGTTGATGACCTTGCAAAATGCTCCTCCTGGTCTTGACTACGAAAGGGACAAGAGGTTCTCAAAG TCTTTCAAGGAGATGGTAGCTACTTGCTTGGTGAAGGACCCAAAGAAACGTCCAACATCCGAGAAGCTTTTGAAGCACCATTTTTTTAAACATGCACGCTCCTATGATTATCTTGTTCATACCATTCTGGATGGCCTTGCTCCATTAGGTGAACGTTTTAGGCTGCTAAAG ACAAAAGAAGCTGATCTTCTTGTACAGAATAAAGCTCTCTACGAGGACAAGGAGCAATTATCACAG CAAGAGTACATAAAAGGAATCAGTGCCTGGAATTTCAACCTAGAGGACTTGAAAAGTCAGGCTGCACTT ATACAAGATTATGATGATGTGTCAAATGCAGAAGATCAAGATGGAAGCGGGAAGCAAATGGACAGGTCTGATGTAGATGGATTATCAGAAGAGAGGATGTCCCCAGAAACAGTTACTACTTCCATTGCTGCAGCTAGCCCGGAG GACAGGCTAGGTCTCCATGATTTGGAGGGTTCTTTCGCTTCATTTCCTATTAAACCTCTCCAAGCTCTCAA AGGCTGTTTTGACATTGGTGAAGATGATAAGGGTGCAAACGGTTCAAATGGGAAAGGTTTTACCGGATCAGAAAGTgaacaattaattttaaagtcATCAAGAGCCATGGATCAAAATGCTGGAAAGAATGAGGGTGAGGATTCTAGGCAAAGTAGCTCTCTACCACGTCAGGCCATTCCAGAGTATAAAACGTTTAGTGGTTCACTAATGCCTGATAACACCTTTTCTTCTAGAAAGGTTACAGGAGATGAGGACAG GAACTTTCCGCAGCTTAAATTTCAATCTGACTGCATCTACAGTGGTCCATTGTATCGCCAGAGGAGAGAAACAAATAATACTG ACAATGCATCGGAGAGTGCAGTTGTTCAGCGGGGACGCTTTAAGGTGACTTCAGCCGATCTCAGTTCTAAG GGGGCTACAAACTGCATTTTTAGCCCATCTACTGGAGGTCCATCTCCAAATGTTACAGCTAGTGCAATTCTCCCATCTCTACAATACATTTTGCAACAGAACACTGTGCAAAGG GAAGAACTTATTAGACTGATCAAATACTTGGAGCAAACTTCTG GTAAGCTTGGAGACTTGACAGAGGTTGGCACCAATGAACTTTTGCAT ATACCACCTTCTTCTGCAAGGGAGAGAGAACTGCAATCTCAGCTCTTTCAGCTGCAACAGAG AATCAGGGACCTTGCCGGGGAATTGCAAAATCAAAAAGTAAAAAACTTGCAG TTAGAGAAACAATTACATGCTTTGGGCAACAACAAAGTTTGA